A single genomic interval of Deltaproteobacteria bacterium harbors:
- a CDS encoding TIGR00725 family protein, with translation MEGAKRRIGVIGAGICPPEIADIARHVGELIASRGGILYCGGLGGVMEAAARGASEAGGLTVGILPGSKASDANPFITVPVVTGMGHARNVILVRSSEAIIALPGSHGTLSEIALALKMWKPVVGLGAWEDLPGVYVAKDPEDAVEQAFSFVDRP, from the coding sequence ATGGAAGGAGCAAAAAGACGGATAGGGGTCATTGGAGCAGGCATCTGCCCGCCTGAGATCGCAGATATCGCCCGCCATGTAGGAGAACTCATCGCCAGCAGGGGCGGCATCCTTTACTGCGGCGGACTCGGAGGCGTGATGGAGGCCGCGGCCCGCGGGGCATCAGAGGCCGGCGGGCTCACCGTGGGCATCCTTCCGGGATCCAAGGCCTCGGACGCAAATCCCTTCATCACCGTTCCGGTCGTCACAGGCATGGGACATGCGCGAAACGTCATACTCGTCCGGTCCTCAGAGGCCATCATCGCCCTGCCTGGCTCACACGGGACGCTCTCCGAGATCGCCCTTGCCCTCAAGATGTGGAAGCCGGTCGTGGGGCTCGGGGCATGGGAAGACCTGCCAGGCGTTTATGTGGCAAAAGACCCGGAGGATGCAGTGGAGCAGGCATTTTCCTTCGTGGATCGGCCCTGA
- a CDS encoding acyl-CoA dehydratase activase — protein sequence MITAGLDIGSRTIELVVLDENRPVFTRRSETSFDYLEQVRELLSETEYDRILVTGYGRHLVAREFGMGHVTEIKAHATGVHHLVPEARTILDIGGQDTKVISLDEQGRVVAFEMNDRCSAGTGRFFEVMAQALACRIGEFGDLALSGCNRLYISSMCTVFAETEVVALRARGEAPEDVARAVVVSVVHRVSSMIRRVGLREKAVFCGGVARNKAVVQILAQELGCGLFVPEAPDFTGAMGAAILARGS from the coding sequence ATGATAACTGCAGGGCTCGACATCGGTTCACGCACCATCGAACTTGTGGTGCTGGACGAGAACAGGCCCGTTTTCACGAGGCGTTCCGAGACCTCATTCGACTATCTCGAGCAGGTCCGGGAACTACTCAGTGAGACGGAATACGATAGGATCCTGGTCACAGGTTATGGGCGCCACCTCGTGGCCCGCGAATTCGGCATGGGGCACGTGACCGAGATCAAGGCGCACGCGACAGGGGTGCATCATCTCGTTCCGGAGGCGAGGACGATCCTTGACATCGGAGGCCAGGACACCAAGGTGATCTCCCTGGACGAACAGGGAAGGGTTGTGGCCTTCGAGATGAACGACCGGTGTTCTGCAGGGACCGGGCGTTTTTTCGAGGTGATGGCCCAGGCCCTTGCGTGCCGGATCGGGGAGTTTGGCGATCTTGCGCTTTCGGGGTGTAATCGCCTCTATATCTCGAGTATGTGTACGGTATTCGCAGAGACCGAGGTCGTGGCCCTCCGCGCGCGTGGCGAGGCCCCGGAGGACGTGGCCCGTGCGGTCGTCGTCTCAGTGGTCCATCGCGTCTCCTCCATGATCAGACGGGTGGGGCTGAGGGAAAAGGCGGTTTTTTGCGGCGGGGTGGCTCGAAACAAGGCTGTCGTACAAATTCTTGCCCAGGAGCTCGGTTGCGGGCTCTTCGTTCCAGAGGCCCCGGATTTTACAGGAGCCATGGGCGCTGCCATACTCGCCAGGGGTTCCTGA
- a CDS encoding 2-hydroxyacyl-CoA dehydratase family protein — protein MNKTHEAMWKALDLDLSAHEALLTVLGRFYNDIYLSQSGRLKGMEYLDFVMREVHGLRIREIQEAKSAGRKVIGLFCVFVPEELILALDGVCIGLCAGAEAGFDAAERYLPRNTCPLIKSFFGFRLARLCPYTSSCDLVIGETTCDGKKKAYELFGEFQPTYVMEVPQSKSAAARALFRTEMDRLRKAIEDLTGKGLEPGKLRNAIKLVNRRRRALNRLAALRAAEPAPISGRDALLINQVAFYDDPVRFTETVERLCSELEERVQKGEGVVPPRTKRILLSGCPMAVPNWKLPYVIESSGAVIVGEESCVGARHTRDLVSEEAETVDGMLDALCDRYLKIDCATFTPNPERLDNIVRMARELHADGVIHYALQFCQPYAIESKKVEDRLAAEGIPFLRIDTGYSLEDMEPLKTRVEAFLETIGEE, from the coding sequence ATGAATAAGACACACGAGGCCATGTGGAAGGCACTGGACCTCGATCTCAGCGCCCACGAGGCACTTTTGACGGTACTCGGACGTTTTTACAACGACATTTATCTCTCCCAGTCAGGTAGGCTCAAGGGCATGGAGTACCTCGATTTCGTCATGAGAGAGGTCCATGGGCTACGTATCCGGGAGATCCAGGAGGCCAAGTCTGCTGGACGCAAGGTCATAGGTCTCTTTTGTGTCTTCGTCCCCGAGGAGCTGATCCTTGCTCTCGACGGGGTCTGCATTGGGCTCTGCGCCGGGGCTGAGGCTGGATTCGATGCTGCAGAGCGTTATCTGCCCCGTAACACGTGCCCTCTCATCAAGTCCTTCTTCGGGTTCCGCCTCGCCCGTCTCTGCCCCTACACATCCTCGTGCGATCTCGTGATCGGAGAGACCACGTGCGATGGGAAGAAGAAGGCTTATGAACTCTTCGGTGAATTTCAGCCCACCTACGTGATGGAGGTCCCCCAGAGCAAGAGTGCTGCTGCGCGCGCACTTTTTCGGACCGAGATGGATAGACTCCGCAAGGCCATCGAAGATCTCACCGGAAAGGGGCTTGAGCCTGGAAAACTCCGCAACGCAATTAAGCTCGTGAACCGAAGGCGCAGGGCCCTCAATCGGCTCGCCGCCCTCCGGGCCGCTGAGCCCGCTCCCATCAGCGGCAGAGATGCCCTTCTCATCAACCAGGTCGCCTTTTACGACGACCCTGTCCGGTTCACTGAGACCGTCGAGCGTCTTTGCTCCGAACTGGAGGAGAGGGTGCAAAAGGGAGAGGGGGTCGTTCCCCCGCGCACGAAGCGGATCCTGCTCTCAGGATGCCCCATGGCCGTACCTAACTGGAAACTCCCCTATGTGATTGAGAGCTCAGGCGCGGTTATCGTGGGGGAGGAGAGCTGTGTCGGGGCGCGTCATACCAGGGACCTCGTCTCAGAGGAGGCAGAGACCGTGGACGGGATGCTCGATGCCCTGTGCGATAGGTATCTCAAGATTGATTGTGCGACCTTCACGCCCAATCCGGAAAGGCTTGATAACATCGTCCGGATGGCCAGAGAGCTCCATGCCGACGGGGTCATCCACTACGCCCTCCAGTTTTGCCAGCCCTATGCCATCGAGTCTAAAAAGGTGGAAGATCGCCTTGCCGCCGAGGGTATCCCCTTTCTCAGGATCGATACTGGTTATTCCCTTGAAGACATGGAGCCACTTAAGACCCGTGTCGAGGCGTTCCTGGAGACCATTGGAGAGGAATGA
- a CDS encoding DUF1684 domain-containing protein has protein sequence MTAYSRFMSRLIPFCLSGALAGCAPSASFAPLSVDPDSYREQVIEYRHQKDTFFRESERSPIPAAKRDSFTGLEYFPPDPRYRVIGRLKPAEKPRHVVAAGHAGDAEKLVSLGDIAFTLDGTPVEFEVWQKGNDRPMVIFRDGTSGRETYGTGRYVDLEPAGDGLYIIDFNFAYNPYCAYDPARYLCPLPPPGNVLAVPVRAGEMLWKGESSHE, from the coding sequence ATGACGGCCTATTCTCGATTCATGTCTCGTCTGATTCCATTTTGTTTGTCTGGAGCCCTTGCTGGTTGTGCCCCAAGCGCATCTTTTGCCCCTCTGTCCGTGGATCCTGATTCCTATCGCGAACAGGTCATCGAGTACCGGCACCAGAAAGACACATTCTTCCGGGAGAGCGAACGCTCTCCCATCCCCGCCGCGAAGCGGGATTCCTTCACGGGGCTTGAGTACTTCCCCCCGGATCCGCGGTATAGGGTCATCGGGCGGCTCAAGCCCGCCGAAAAACCGAGGCATGTCGTCGCAGCCGGCCACGCCGGGGACGCTGAAAAGCTCGTATCTTTAGGAGACATCGCCTTTACGCTTGACGGTACGCCTGTGGAATTCGAGGTATGGCAGAAGGGAAACGATCGCCCTATGGTCATCTTCCGGGACGGAACATCCGGGCGGGAGACTTACGGAACAGGCCGCTACGTGGATCTCGAACCAGCTGGGGACGGGCTTTACATTATCGACTTCAATTTCGCTTACAATCCTTACTGCGCCTATGATCCAGCAAGGTATCTTTGCCCGCTTCCCCCGCCCGGAAACGTCTTGGCGGTCCCGGTCAGGGCCGGGGAGATGCTCTGGAAGGGGGAGTCCTCGCATGAATAA
- a CDS encoding alginate export family protein, protein MDSEALFYKSRTSRYEEDPELYLGFVEFKNILNQNINLKIGRQRLDYGDFRVLGLCDWVNVGPYLWDAVLFSKRFENGFVDMFYGQTSYQEEKYFSLTRRHWYEGAGIYSHFQLPKGMPYIALEPFFLSKRDDHDDYRVSSTSAWGDLDDFYYGARSYGRDLYGFDYDVTYVKEFGDYGTSDIDAYHLNGRVGYNFKTIPARPRFSIGYTSSSGDDPDTADYERYGTAFGVWGAAYGQEYNMFSFTNFDDRQASLELFPHDGLVIEFHYHDYKLNEKADKWRSLTNTGALGDDVGNVLECEVKYRHDKQNSFSVQGGWFWPGSYAERRTGFDEPASWFLVEYTLNLSVGLIK, encoded by the coding sequence TTGGATAGTGAAGCCCTTTTTTACAAAAGCAGGACGAGCAGATATGAGGAGGATCCGGAGCTCTATCTTGGATTCGTGGAGTTCAAAAACATCCTCAACCAGAACATCAACCTGAAGATCGGCAGGCAGCGCCTCGATTACGGGGATTTCCGTGTCCTCGGGCTCTGCGACTGGGTAAACGTAGGGCCATATCTGTGGGATGCGGTCCTTTTTTCCAAGAGGTTCGAGAACGGTTTTGTGGACATGTTCTACGGCCAGACTTCGTACCAGGAAGAGAAGTATTTCAGCCTCACGAGGCGGCACTGGTACGAAGGAGCAGGCATCTATTCCCATTTCCAGCTTCCGAAAGGCATGCCGTACATTGCCTTAGAGCCGTTTTTCCTTTCCAAGAGGGACGATCATGATGATTACCGGGTGTCTTCGACCAGTGCATGGGGGGACCTGGACGATTTCTATTACGGCGCCAGGTCGTACGGCAGGGATCTTTACGGTTTTGACTACGATGTGACCTATGTGAAGGAGTTCGGCGACTACGGCACGAGCGACATAGACGCATATCACTTAAACGGGCGCGTAGGCTACAACTTCAAGACGATTCCAGCCCGACCCCGGTTCAGCATCGGCTATACGTCAAGTTCAGGGGATGATCCAGATACAGCCGACTACGAGCGTTATGGAACGGCCTTTGGTGTATGGGGCGCGGCTTATGGCCAGGAATACAACATGTTCAGCTTCACGAATTTCGACGACCGTCAGGCGAGTCTCGAACTCTTCCCGCATGACGGCCTGGTCATCGAATTTCATTATCACGACTACAAGCTGAACGAAAAGGCAGACAAGTGGAGGTCCTTGACGAACACCGGAGCTCTGGGTGACGACGTGGGTAACGTCCTCGAATGTGAGGTGAAATACCGCCACGACAAGCAGAATTCCTTTTCCGTTCAGGGCGGATGGTTCTGGCCCGGAAGCTACGCGGAACGTCGAACGGGTTTCGACGAGCCGGCATCGTGGTTCCTCGTTGAATACACACTCAACCTCTCCGTCGGGCTCATCAAGTAG